A window of Enterobacter ludwigii genomic DNA:
TCGTTAGCGATCGCGCCAACGATGTGACGAACTTCAACACCATCATCACGGCCCACTTCAATGCGGTACAGCTCCATGTCGCCCGCGTCACGACGCTCACGACGTGGACGGTCTTCACCACCGCGCTCTGGACGGTCACCACGTGGGCCACGATCGTTACGGTCGCCACGACGTTCGAAGCGATCGTCACGGTCACGGAATTCACGCTTAGGACGCATTGGTGCATCTGGTGGCACGATCAGGCTACGTTCGCCTTGCGCCATTTTCAGCAGTGCTGCAGCCAGGGTTTCCATATCCAGCTCTTCGCCTTCAGCGGTTGGCTGAATCTGCGACAGCAGTGCACGGTACTGATCCAGATCGCTGCTTTCCAGCTGCTGCTGAACTTTCGCGGCGAATTTCTCCAGACGGCGTTTGCCCAGCAGTTCTGCGTTTGGCAGGTCAGCTTCTGGAATGGTCAGCTTCATGGTGCGTTCGATGTTACGCAGCAGACGACGCTCACGGTTCTCAACGAACAGCAGAGCACGACCCGCACGACCCGCACGACCGGTACGGCCGATACGGTGAACGTAAGACTCGGAGTCCATCGGGATGTCGTAGTTAACAACCAGGCTGATACGTTCAACGTCCAGACCACGTGCTGCCACGTCGGTTGCAATCAGGATATCCAGACGACCGTCTTTCAGACGCTCCAGAGTCTGCTCACGCAGAGCCTGATTCATGTCGCCGTTCAGCGCTGCGCTGTTGTAGCCGCTACGCTCAAGCGCTTCAGCCACTTCCAGGGTCGCGTTTTTGGTACGAACGAAGATAATCGCCGCATCAAAATCTTCCGCTTCGAGGAAACGTACCAGCGCTTCGTTTTTGCGCATGCCGTATACAGACCAGTAGCTCTGGCTGATGTCCGGGCGAGTGGTGACGCTGGACTGAATACGCACTTCCTGCGGCTCTTTCATGAAGCGGCGGGTAATGCGACGAATCGCTTCTGGCATGGTTGCAGAGAACAGCGCGGTCTGATGACCGTCCGGGATCTGCGCCATGATAGTTTCTACGTCTTCGATGAAGCCCATACGCAGCATTTCATCTGCTTCATCCAGTACCAGGCCGCTCAGTTTAGAGAGGTCCAGAGTACCGCGCTTCAGGTGATCCAGCAGACGGCCCGGCGTACCGACAACAATCTGTGGGCCCTGGCGCAGGGCGCGTAACTGCACGTCATAACGCTGGCCACCGTACAGGGCAACCACGTTTACGCCGCGCATATGTTTAGAGAATTCCGTCATTGCTTCAGCAACCTGAACAGCCAGTTCACGGGTTGGAGCCAGGACGAGGATCTGCGGTGCACGCAGGTCCGGATCAATGTTGTTCAGCAGCGGCAGCGAGAACGCCGCAGTTTTACCGCTACCAGTCTGGGCCATGCCCAGCACGTCACGACCAGAGAGCAGATGTGGGATACATTCTGCCTGGATCGGAGATGGTTTTTCGTAACCCAGATCGTTAAGGGCTTCAAGGATAGGAGCCTTCAGGCCCAGATCTGCAAAAGTGGTTTCGAATTCAGCCATGTAGTACGAGTGCCTCAATGTCAATGGCGGCCAGTCTACTTAGCTCATCGTGAAAATGATCTGCAATTTTCATTGAAAAGTGTGAACCGGCTCAAATTAGATGTATTGACGAACAACAACGCCCTCACCAGTTAAGGTGATGGCAATCAAAAGATTACGGGCTGATGTTTATGTCGTCAGCTATTGCTGGTCCGATTCTGCCAGGTCGTCTTGCTCCTGGCCCAAGAGCGATAATTCCAACAATGCATAACGGTGCTCAACGAAGTTGTGTACGTTGTTAGCAACCGCTAATTTGAACAGTGCCGTAGCGCTGTCCTTATCCCCCAGACTTAGGTAGTACTTACCTAAATAGAAGTTGGTTTCACTGAGATGCTCAGCGAGCGAGGTGTTATCCGTTGCGTCCGCCTTGAGGCGTTCCATCAGCGTTGCTTCGCTAATGTTGCCCAGGTAGAACTCGACAATGTTCCATCCCCACTGTTCCTTGTCCGATTTATCGAAGCGCTGTTTCAGTGCCTCTTTTGCCTGCTTCTCATCGAGCTTCCGCTCAACGATGTAAAGCCACAGGCTACGGAAAGGATCATTAGGATCGTCTTGATAAAACGCCAGCAGATCATCTTGCGCTAACTTGTCACGACCGCCGTAATATAATGCGATACCGCGATTCAAGTGCGCGTAGTTGTAAGTTGGATCAAGCTCAAGTACAGAATCAAACGCTTCATAGGCAGCATCAAAATTGCCTGCCTGCGTTAAATAAATGCCTAAGTAATTGAATACTTCAGGCATATCAGGTCGGATTGCCAGCGCTTGTGAAAAATCATTTCGCGCCAATGCCCTCAGACCGAGACTATCATACAACACTCCGCGCTCATATAAAAGCTGTGCGCGTTCGTCATCGGTTAAAGCCCGACTGGCAAGAATTTGTTCCATGCGTGCCAGAATCACTTCCTGCTGCAAAGTCGGTTGCAATGGCACTGCGAGGACTTCGCTCTTACGCCAGGCAGAGTTGCTGCATCCTGCCAGCGTTAGAGCTGTCGCAACGAAACACCAGCGCAAAAAAGGCTTCATTTCCCACTCCCGAAGACAACTATTGGATGAACGTCCTGTCCCCCGGCGGCTTAACAAGGCGTCCTGCCTGATAATAGGCCCTCCGCAAAGCGGAGGGCAAATGGCAACTTACTCGCCTTGCTGTTCTGCTGCCTGTGCTTCTGGCGCAGCAGCTGGCTGAGACTGCTCGGTTGCTTCTTTAATGCTCAGACGGATACGGCCCTGGCGGTCAACTTCCAGAACTTTAACCGGTACTTCCTGGCCCATCTGCAGGTAATCGGTCACTTTCTCAACGCGCTTGTCAGCGATCTGAGAGATGTGAACCAGACCTTCTTTACCGCCACCGATGGCAACGAACGCGCCAAAGTCAACGATACGGGTCACTTTACCAGCGTAGATACGGCCCACTTCGATTTCTGCGGTGATTTCTTCGATACGACGGATAGCGAATTTCGCTTTCTCGCCATCGGTTGCAGCAATCTTCACTGTACCGTCATCTTCGATTTCGATGGTGGTGCCAGTTTCTTCGGTCAGAGCACGGATAACAGAACCGCCCTTACCGATAACATCTTTGATCTTGTCTGGATTGATCTTGATGGTGTGAATACGCGGAGCGAACTGAGAAATATCGCCACGCGGTGCGTTAATCGCCTGTTCCATCACGCCCAGGATGTGCAGACGCGCACCTTTAGCCTGGTTCAGAGCAACCTGCATGATCTCTTTGGTGATACCTTCAATTTTGATATCCATCTGCAGTGCAGAGATACCGTCGCGGGAACCCGCTACTTTGAAGTCCATATCGCCCAGGTGATCTTCGTCGCCCAGAATGTCAGACAGAACAACAAAGTTGTCGCCTTCTTTCACCAGACCCATTGCGATACCCGCAACAGCGGCTTTGATTGGCACGCCTGCATCCATCAGCGCCAGAGAGGCACCACACACGGAAGCCATAGAAGAAGAACCGTTAGATTCGGTGATTTCAGAAACCACACGAACGGTGTACGGGAATTTGTCTGCGTCTGGCATCACTGCCAGCACGCCGCGCTTCGCCAGACGACCGTGACCAATTTCACGACGCTTCGGCGAACCCACCATACCGGTTTCACCTACGGAGTACGGAGGGAAGTTATAGTGGAACAGGAAGCTGTCAGTACGCTCGCCCATCAGTTCGTCGATGATCTGTGCATCACGGGCAGTACCCAGAGTTGCCGTCACCAGCGCCTGAGTTTCACCACGGGTGAACAATGCAGAACCGTGAGTACGTGGCAGTACGCCAGTACGAACGTCCAGACCACGGATCATGTCTTTTTCGCGGCCATCGATACGCGGCTCACCAGCCAGAACGCGGCCACGAACAACGTTTTTCTCGATTGCGTGCAGGATTTCGCCAATTTCGTTAGCGTCCAGCGTTTCGTCTTCAGCAACCAGGGCAGCGGTAACGTCAGATTTGATCACGTCAACCTGAGCGTAACGCTCCTGTTTGTCAGTGATACGGTACGCATCGCTCAGACGAGATTCTGCCAGTGCAGCAACGCGTGCATTCAGTGCGTCGTTTGCCGCTTCTGGCTGCCAGTCCCAACGTGGTTTACCCGCTTCTTTCACCAGGTCGTTGATGTTCTGGATAACAACCTGCTGCTGATCGTGACCGAAGACCACGGCGCCCAGCATCTGGTCTTCGCTCAGCAGTTCAGCTTCGGATTCAACCATCAGGACAGCCGCTTCAGTACCTGCAACCACCAGGTCCAGCTTACTTTCTTTCAGCTCTTCCTGAGTTGGGTTCAGTACGTACTGGTCGTTGATGTAACCTACGCGCGCGGCACCGATTGGGCCATTGAATGGAATACCAGACAGTGACAGGGCAGCAGATGCACCGATCATCGCTACGATGTCCGGGTTAACCTGTGGGTTAACGGAAACAACGGTCGCGATAACCTGAACTTCGTTCACGAAACCTTCCGGGAACAGCGGGCGAACTGGACGGTCAATCAGACGCGCGATCAGGGTTTCGCCTTCGCTTGGACGGCCTTCACGACGGAAGAAACCACCTGGGATTTTACCGGCAGCGTAAGTACGCTCCTGGTAGTTAACGGTCAGCGGGAAGAAGTCCTGACCTGGTTTTGCTTTTTTCTGGCCCACTACGGTCACGAATACCGCGGTGTCATCCATGCTTACCATAACGGCAGCAGTAGCCTGACGTGCCATCATGCCGGTTTCCAGCGTGACGGTATGTTGACCATACTGGAATTTACGAACGATCGGATTCAGCAAAGTTCTGTCCTTTCTTAAATGTTTGACAGCACACCCACGGCGTGCTGTCGATTTAACCCGACCTTCTTCGCATCCTCGCGACTAATGACAACCGACACCCTCATGGGTGAAGCCTCTCATTAGCCGCGCGAACCTCTGCAATGAAGATCATTTATAGCAACAATACAATAGTTTCCAGTGAATTGCTGCCGTCTGGTTGAAAAAAGGGGCCATCAGGCCCCCTTTTCTGAAACTCGCAAGACTTAGCGACGCAGACCCAGACGCTCGATCAGCGCGGTGTAGCGTGCAACATCTTTACGTTTCAGGTAGTCGAGCAGTTTACGACGCTGAGAAACCATGCGCAGCAGACCACGACGGCTGTGGTGATCTTTTTTGTGCTCTGCAAAGTGACCCTGCAGGTGGTTAATCTGTGCAGTCAGCAGTGCAACCTGAACTTCGGTAGAACCGCTGTCGTTAGTACCACGACCAAACTCAGAAACGATTTTAGCTTTAGCTTCAACGCTTAGAGACATTTTAAAACTCCAAAGTATAAAGAATGTAAGGATGCCGATCTCTAATTCAGCAATCCAATGTACGCCCCGCAAATTGTTAAACAATTTACCAGACGTTAAGCGGCAATATTCTACTCGCCTCCCCAGCTTATCGCAAGGTGAGCCGTTATCGCCGTCACGCTTCTACCGGGTATTCGACGACCAGACGGCGCGGCGCAACGCGCCCTTCACCATCCATTTCGCCCATCCCAATAAACTTGCCTTCATCACCTTCAGTCACGCGTACCAGACCTTCCAGCGGCGCATCAGCCGTACGAACGGGGTTTCCGTTCTTAAAGTAAACGGACGATGTTAAAGGAAGATTAACAACAGGGAAGTCCGCTGCCGGACTGTCCATTGGCATCAGCAATGGATCCAGTAAATCTGCCGGAGCAATCCCCTGGGCTTCAGCCTGTTCAACCAACGCGCGAAGATGTTCAAGGGTCACCATCCGCTCTACTGGATACTTACTCACCGCAAGGCGGCGCAGGTAGATAACATGCGCGCCACAGCCCAGTTTTTCACCGAGATCGTCGATGATGGTACGAATATAGGTGCCTTTCGAACAGTGTACTTCCAGCTCCAGCTCATCCCCTTCGTGGCGAATAAACAGCAGTTCATACACAGTTATGGGACGGGCTTCACGCGGGACTTC
This region includes:
- a CDS encoding DEAD/DEAH family ATP-dependent RNA helicase, which encodes MAEFETTFADLGLKAPILEALNDLGYEKPSPIQAECIPHLLSGRDVLGMAQTGSGKTAAFSLPLLNNIDPDLRAPQILVLAPTRELAVQVAEAMTEFSKHMRGVNVVALYGGQRYDVQLRALRQGPQIVVGTPGRLLDHLKRGTLDLSKLSGLVLDEADEMLRMGFIEDVETIMAQIPDGHQTALFSATMPEAIRRITRRFMKEPQEVRIQSSVTTRPDISQSYWSVYGMRKNEALVRFLEAEDFDAAIIFVRTKNATLEVAEALERSGYNSAALNGDMNQALREQTLERLKDGRLDILIATDVAARGLDVERISLVVNYDIPMDSESYVHRIGRTGRAGRAGRALLFVENRERRLLRNIERTMKLTIPEADLPNAELLGKRRLEKFAAKVQQQLESSDLDQYRALLSQIQPTAEGEELDMETLAAALLKMAQGERSLIVPPDAPMRPKREFRDRDDRFERRGDRNDRGPRGDRPERGGEDRPRRERRDAGDMELYRIEVGRDDGVEVRHIVGAIANEGDISSRYIGNIKLFASHSTIELPKGMPGEVLQHFTRTRILNKPMNMQLLGDAQPRPDRGGERRGGGRGFGGERREGGRSEGRGGEGRRFSGERRENRGPRRDEGSSRRRDA
- the yrbN gene encoding protein YrbN; this encodes MKIADHFHDELSRLAAIDIEALVLHG
- the nlpI gene encoding lipoprotein NlpI, whose product is MKPFLRWCFVATALTLAGCSNSAWRKSEVLAVPLQPTLQQEVILARMEQILASRALTDDERAQLLYERGVLYDSLGLRALARNDFSQALAIRPDMPEVFNYLGIYLTQAGNFDAAYEAFDSVLELDPTYNYAHLNRGIALYYGGRDKLAQDDLLAFYQDDPNDPFRSLWLYIVERKLDEKQAKEALKQRFDKSDKEQWGWNIVEFYLGNISEATLMERLKADATDNTSLAEHLSETNFYLGKYYLSLGDKDSATALFKLAVANNVHNFVEHRYALLELSLLGQEQDDLAESDQQ
- the rpsO gene encoding 30S ribosomal protein S15, with the translated sequence MSLSVEAKAKIVSEFGRGTNDSGSTEVQVALLTAQINHLQGHFAEHKKDHHSRRGLLRMVSQRRKLLDYLKRKDVARYTALIERLGLRR
- the truB gene encoding tRNA pseudouridine(55) synthase TruB, which encodes MSRPRRRGRDVHGVLLLDKPQGASSNDVLQKVKRIFNANRAGHTGALDPLATGMLPVCLGEATKFSQYLLDSDKRYRVIARLGQRTDTSDADGQVVEERPVTFSAEQLDAALESFRGDTMQVPSMYSALKYQGKKLYEYARQGIEVPREARPITVYELLFIRHEGDELELEVHCSKGTYIRTIIDDLGEKLGCGAHVIYLRRLAVSKYPVERMVTLEHLRALVEQAEAQGIAPADLLDPLLMPMDSPAADFPVVNLPLTSSVYFKNGNPVRTADAPLEGLVRVTEGDEGKFIGMGEMDGEGRVAPRRLVVEYPVEA